A genomic window from Neoarius graeffei isolate fNeoGra1 chromosome 5, fNeoGra1.pri, whole genome shotgun sequence includes:
- the hcst gene encoding hematopoietic cell signal transducer has translation MISAEETERGSCYRIAPGALAGVVLGDIALTILIVCVTYYCASKRRIKKENADKVYMNVRANCTK, from the exons ATGATCAGTGCAGAAGAGACAG AAAGGGGTTCATGCTACCGGATAGCTCCAGGTGCTCTGGCAGGTGTGGTTCTTGGTGACATCGCACTTACAATACTGATTGTCTGTGTGACATATTACTGTGCTAGTAAGCGTAGAATCAAGAAGGAAAACG CTGATAAAGTCTACATGAATGTCAGAGCAAACTGCACAAAATAA